The Arvicanthis niloticus isolate mArvNil1 chromosome 8, mArvNil1.pat.X, whole genome shotgun sequence genome segment TGTAAGAATTTTCATGTTTGTTAAAAAATTCTCATGTTTTACATAAGAAGTTTATAGTACAGCttgatataaaacaaaacaaagagctaTAGGTCAGTTTTAATAACTAAAGAAATGGCCCTATTTGAAAGTCTCATGAATATGTGTAAACTCTTCTTGTGACCTGGTTACTGTCACTACTTCTTTGCTCAACTTAAAAGCCTTTCTCATACTGATTACCAAGCACTAGAAGAAGCATCACATACCTGCACAATAGCTTGCCTCTGTATCCGTCTCTGTTCTATCAGagcctcttcatcttcttcctccacatCAAAATCTTCAAGGCTTAAAAAAAGTTTCCaaacatttttgtaaaattaaagtTGAAGTCACAGTCACTGATCCAAGGCTCAAAGTTGTCTAATGGGAGCCCAGCAAACTTTACCCTCACCTTGTGCACCGCaccaaaacaagaaacaagaaagatcTCTGCATTCAAGATACCTACCCTACCAGTGGCTCTTTTGTGACCTTAGAAAAGAGTTTTTACTGCTTTAAGTTTTCTCGTCTCTAAAGCAAAGGCAGAACAGGTAAGCTGACATTTTTTCCCCTTGGTCACAGAAAGCTCATGGAAGCTTCCGGTCTATTTCCTATCAACTATGCAAGCAGGCTGCGGTGCCACCTACAAACCCAGCAAAAACCaacatgataaaaaataaaaattaaaaattaaaaaaaaggatttaAGAAAGGATGCACACACTTGGCTCTTTTCAGATGGACAATGTGGCTCAATGTTCAATTCTACCTGAACCATCTGCCCACATGTTCTTCAAAGACCTCTGCAATCTTTATGACCTACTAAGTGCACTGCTGAGTAGTATAACATTAACAAGTGTATTGTGACTATGTCAAGCTCTACGCAGAACCCTTCTCCTTCCAGCTTCCTCAGTCATAGAACCAACAGTGGCTCCTTAGTTCAAGCACTTTAGGGATGGACTGTTTTGTGAGGGGAATTGGCCTGTGCACTACAGGATCTCGTATCCTTGGCCTTCTGCCACCAGGTGACAATAGGTCTTCAGTCATGAACAAAATGTCTCCAGGGAGGCAAGAAGTGCTACTGAGAAACACTCTTAGCTTTGTTTGCTTCTGAGATAGTGCTTTTAGAAgcttgtattttaaaacattttctcataCCTTAGAAAACTTAGTCATTGAACTATTTCTCTATCTCACTGTAACAGATATACTGCCCACCAACTAGTCCAACAGAAAAGCATGCAACATCTGACATGAACTGCAAAGTCTAAACTTCATATAGAAACTTCTTCCCCTAAAATGGTCTgctctaataaaaacaaaagacagtaaAATGATGGCCTGATATTCAACTCAATCTAGAAAAGGCAGAGCCCTTAAATTCCGAAAAACATACTAATAAGCAGAGGGTTAGCCTTTAAATTCAGGATGAAATCAGGGATTCACTTATGACAGTTAGGCAGAAACTGAAGACCCCACCCAGTATCCCGATTTTCCTACACTAGAAACATGAAATACTGACAGTCCATTCTTACTTATCATCAGATGAAGACTCTTGCTCAACCTTCATTCCTTCCGAGAGACTTCCTTTAAATTTATCTTCCTTTACTTTGCTTCTGCTCCTTCTCCTATGACCACCCCTTGATCGAGACCTTCTTCTCAACCGTGACCTGCTCCTTCGACTCCTATCtctatttgaaaggaaaaaaaaaggggacatataaatatttgttaaagtaTCAAATAAAGTGAGCAAACAACACCGTGTGTGGGGAAGAATAAAGGGGGACTTTGAACTCTATGCTCAATTTTTCTGTGACCCTTCCATCttctgtactggctagttttgtgtgtctacttgacacaagctaaattCATCAGAGACGAAGGCTCCTCACTTGAGGAAATGCTTAGCTGAGATCCagttataaggcattttctcaattagtaatcaatagGGGAGGATGGTGCCATCATCCCTGggcagcaagccagtaagcagcactcctccatggtctccgTATCAGCTCCTGCAcccaggttcctgtcttgcttagggtttctgtcctgacttcctccaatgatgaactATAGATTcagaagtataagctgaataaaccctttcctccccaacttgctttttgggtTACCATGTTTCACTGCAGTAAAAGAAACTCAAACCATGACACcttcaaaatctattctattaAAGAAAGGTGCCCAGACATGACAATACACcatataatcccaacactcaggaggaggCTATGAGGACTGGGAATAGCAAGAcgcaaattctttaaaaatttgtttttaaagattttgtttgtGAGGTCctaaatgaatatatgtatgtgtacaactGGTATGCAGAGGCCTGAACAGGGCATTCAAGGCCCTGGAACTAGCAGTCAACaacagtgagccaccatgtgggaaccaaacccaggacctctgctagagcagcaagtggtcttaagaactctctctggcttctcacTTAGGAATTTAAACAACTAAACACAGTTAATAATTCTTATTAAATTACATTAATTTCTCATGAGTATGGAGTTAATAAGcacaacagaaacaaatactTATGTTTCTTTGGTTGTTCTAGACACTGTGTGTGCTggtcaagcactctaccaccaagctagCTACACTACCAGCACCTCTATCCTCTCAGAGTACCAAAGCTGTGACTCACGGGCTACTGCTCTGCACTGTGCTCCTGCGTACGTTATCTTATATGTAAACATGTTTGTGAGGGTGAGTACACACAACCCTGTACAAGAATGCAGACCCCAGAGCAGGATGGCTTTCTCTATCGTCCTCCATCTTACTCCTCAATAATGCCATTTCCATTTCTAGAAGATAGCTTTAAAGAGTAAATTATCAGAAACATGTAAGGTGGTTCTAATGTGAGCCCTTGGTGTGTCGCCTTCCTAAACTATATTCAAAAAGATGTAACAAGGCTGAGAAAAGAATTTGCATTAAATTAAGGTTAATATACGCAtgattttaaagtctttttttagTAACCTGCAAATAACACATACTTTATATAAGATGTTTTCTAGAAATGAGTTGAGATGTTTACTTTTAGTCAGAAAATCCTAACCAGAAATCAAGTTACTTATACAATCTTTTAGCAAGgcctagttaaaaaaaattgttaagtATTATCAGTTTTAAAGActgtttttattatgtgtgtctgtatgcatgaaTGCCATGTATATACAGGTGTCATgtccaggaaggccagaagagggctctagatctcttggagctggagttacaggtggttgtggtcACATGACAATGTTGAGACCAAAATTTAGGTTTACTGAAGAGCaggtgagccatctccctagaccTTTAACTGAATTCTTAAAGACCAATGGTTTGTATAAACTTCAAAGGAAACTATGCTAAAGAAAACTGTGTTGGGCtggagatggatcagcagttaagagcactggctgcttttccagaggacccaggttcacttcccagcacccacatggcagctcatacccatctgtagctccagttccaggggacttgaCACTATGCAAAtagacatgcaagcaaaacaccaatgcacataaaaataaaaattaaaaaaaaaaaaagaaaactgtgtgCAATATCCCATGCTGGCAGAAGAAAGCTATGGGATCAAAACTGAAATGTTTCAGAGAAAATGGTCTGTGGGCAAACCTGCCAATGCAGCTACCTTAATTCTCAAAAAGAGCCCAAGGTTACGGAACGGAGAAGATAGCACTGGTCCTCCATAGTTACCTTCTCCGAGGAGATCGGCTTCTTCTTCTAGGAGACCTGCTGCGTCTCAATGGGGAACGGGACCTCCTTCTAATGGGAGACCTACTTCTTCTTCGGGTTGGAGACCACCTATTGATGGGGCTGGCATCTTTTGATCGTTCACATCTACCAAGGATATCATCACGAGGTCGTGTTCTTAAGGAAACAAATGCAAGTTCAGAGAAAAACAGACCAAACTAAAAGAATCTGTTTGATATTTAAAAGGCGTAAGACTCACAAACTTAATGAGAGTAACTGACTAAAATACTTTAAATCACCATTTAAAGTCAGATGACCCCATTGGCATTATGGTGCTAGAGAAGGCATACAATTAATTTATTTCCCATGACCTcaaaatttaagaatttaaagactATTTATATGTTAAAAAGAAACTCTTAATCTTATGTACAACTCAAAAGAAACTTCTCTAAATAGGTCTAATAGTCTACTTCCTCATTTTGGATTGTCTACATATTGACATTTCTAtgcttaaattttgtttgtttatgtatgtggacATACGTGTGTCTTGgcacacatggaagtcagagttAACTTTCTAAGATACTACTGTACATATAAGTAGACTGGGCAAATCCACTTCTGTGATTATTCTATGAAGAAGCCTCAAATATGACCAACAGATATCTCTGTACACAATAGTGAAAAATAAACCCATGTAATGTTCATCAGCAAATATGGAACTTCTACActgtaacatatacatatatgttacatatatatatgtataaacatatgtttatatacacacacacacatatatatcttatatatactGTTACCAAAgcatgttttcaaaaaaaaaagtatgccatCTCTACTTTGAGATAAATTGGAAGATTCCGTTTATAAGAAAATGTGTCCATACAATAGGCTAGCAGGATATAAACTTATTGTGAGAGTCTGTAGAGGGCTGGGGAGTCCAAGAACTTATAGGTTTCTACATCATTTGACTTTTTCTTTAGTCTGAACttcttttacaatttaaaaaaaaaaaaaaaaaggcaggggtGTTTTGAGTAAGTACTTAAGGTTGGCCTTTAATAAAACTTTCAAACTGGAATACCCAGGATGACTAAGAAACACTTCAGATACAAACAATCAGTTAACCTAACAGCCTCAAAGCAGGATGCTAAAGGAAAGGGGCAGTCTTAGTGTAATGTTATTCACAAGTGAAGAGTAAACAGCCTCCTGAAATGACACTTGAAAACTGTCTTCAAAGTTCTCACAATATGATGATAGAAACTTCAAGATCAACTTAGAGTTACACTGAACGTATTAACAGGAATGAGTGAACAGAATTCATACCATCTTTATACGCCCACATCTTTGTAAAACTTGACAGATTAATTCCAAAATATACAATTcctatatataataaacatttctAAAACACCTCTCCTATTTTAAATTTAGTTCTATGATCCTGGTCAATCATTTGATTGTACACTATATAAAACTTAGGGCCAGCATGGTGGGACACACCTGCAATCCCGGCAGTTAGGAGGCTGACATGAGagtagtaagtttgaggccagtcacaGCCCTATCATTAGACCATGTCTTAAAACCTTCcccaccaaaaaggaaaaaaacaagttaTGAAGGACTCCCTCTCACTGGGCTAAAATATCCCATATcgatttttaaaaactgcttagATTTAAAAGGGGGACTGAGTAAGTTAGAGGCTAAATTAAGTCgggaacttgaaaaaaaaaaaaagacagtcatTCAACTATTCTTAAAGCATACATTAATTATGATAAAAAAAACCTTTAGTGTTAATATAATTAATGCACTAAATTCTATTAAGAGTTATGAAACCCATCACTATCTCACTTAAAACTTATCTTTgtagtcatttttttcctttaaaatagaaattgCTAGTAAAAGCGTAGATTTTAGACTGTCTCATGAACAGGTTACCTCGGAGAAGAAAGTCGTCTCCTCTCTGGTTCTCTCCGCTTCCTTTCTAAGGACCGGCTCTTGGCCCTTCTGCCTGGAGACAGAGTTCGAGAAGGTGATTTGCTCTGCTTAGATCTTCTGTCATTGAGAAGCGGAGACCTACTTCTTCTTGACTTGTCTCGTTGTTTTGGAGACAAACTTCTTCTTTTAGGACTACGGCCAGGTCTTCTACTGGGTGACCTattttccttcccagaagaagCATCTTTTGAAGGTGACTTAACTGGCTTCTTCTCTTTGTCAATTTCAGATCGTTTTGACTTCCGCTCTTTGGACCTTGACCTTCTGTCTTTGGATTTATCTCTTAAGTCGACTGGGGACTTGGATTTTTTAGATCTATCTCGACTTCTTTCATTTACAATTGGTGATTTTTTCCTATCCTTTATTTTACCTTTCTCTTCACTCTTAATCTTCTCATCAGCAGGAGATCTGgccttccccactttctcttggGACCGCCGTCTAAGGGTAGGGGACTTCGATTTTCTTGCTTGGTCTTGAGACTTGCTTCTTTTGGATGGACTTTTGgattttctcctctccttggacTTGCTCCTGTTTGCCTTCTCTCTCACCATTTCCACAGCTCCCTTGCCTTTCCTCTTGTCTGACCTATGCCGAGTCCGTTCTTTGGATCTGCTCTTACTTCGTTTTTTTTGCACTATTTTTGTTGTCCGTAATTTCAAGTTTTCCCCGAGTACTGGAAGACCTGGTACTGGACCTATTTCCATTCCTTGCCTTTTCATGaatctctccttcttcttcagaGCCAGACTCATAGCCTTGCAAAATGAGCCCCATTCCAGACTGGACCTTGCCCTCCATCAACTCATTATCAAGCTCAGCTTTAATCAAGGCTCTCTGTTTTTCCAAGTCTTCCAGCAAAGCTAAATCATCAAGCTTAGTTCTTTTTGCAGGGGACAGGCCTTCTTTGTCAGAAGCATCGATAACTTCTTTCCGTTTGTGTTTCTTATGCTTAtgcttatgtttgtgttttttatccCTATCTTCTTCTGAGGAATGTTTATGTTTCTTATGTTTACTTCTGTgtttatgcttcttttttttgtGACGACTGTGTTTATTTTGAGATTGGTCTTCAGATActtctccattttcttcatttacactCTTTTCAGAATTATCAGCATCATCCATCCTGTAAGTGCACAAAGCACATTTTACAATCACAATAAACCCAGTATTCAgttataacagtaataataaaatgaatctcAATGTATCGTGATAGTCACTAAAATGTTGTGTATTATTTAAAGGGTGCAAATGACCAGAGCTGAGGTGGTGGAGACACAACGACCTGTTTTAATAACTGAATTAAAATCTAAAAGTATTAGATGAAATATATTATGGAGTATGGCTTTGACAATCATTTAACTGAAAGAAATCCAAACCAGTAACAATAAAATCCAATTAATTTTAGTTAAACAGAAACTCCAGTAATTCGATTTTAAACCAGCATTTCTCACAAATACGAAAGGCCCACTTTCTCTTTTCATAAGGCAGAGAGACTAGTATACTGAGAAGCTAATCTTTTCTACTTGATGCTCAGAAAACTTGGTTGCGAACAATAATCTACCTGTTTACTTGCTATGAACATATCTCACCTAAACACCCCTTCTTGAAAAAACTCAAAAGCTAATATTGGCTAAATCCAAAATGGTTAGTGTGCCCCCAGAAGCTTCAGAAGAGCACAGTAGtaacaatacaaacaaaaaaattccatgGTCTAAGACTTCAGAGAACTAGCTGGAATgaggactgtggtggtttgaacatgcctGGCCCATAGTAAGAGgcccactattaggaggtgtggccttgttggaataggtgtggccttgttggaggaagtattcTGCTGTGCAGGAGAACTCTGAGGTCTACTAGTTGCTCAAGCTCTGCCTAGGGCAGAAGAGAACCTCCTCCTGGCTGACAGCAGAGTCTCCTTTTGCTTGTCTTTGAATCAAGATGccgaattctcagctccttctccagcaccgtatctgcctgcatgctgccatactaa includes the following:
- the Prp4k gene encoding LOW QUALITY PROTEIN: serine/threonine-protein kinase PRP4 homolog (The sequence of the model RefSeq protein was modified relative to this genomic sequence to represent the inferred CDS: deleted 1 base in 1 codon); amino-acid sequence: MAATEPPSLREQSEMDDADNSEKSVNEENGEVSEDQSQNKHSRHKKKKHKHRSKHKKHKHSSEEDRDKKHKHKHKHKKHKRKEVIDASDKEGLSPAKRTKLDDLALLEDLEKQRALIKAELDNELMEGKVQSGMGLILQGYESGSEEEGEIHEKARNGNRSSTRSSSTRGKLEITDNKNSAKKRSKSRSKERTRHRSDKRKGKGAVEMVREKANRSKSKERRKSKSPSKRSKSQDQARKSKSPTLRRRSQEKVGKARSPADEKIKSEEKGKIKDRKKSPIVNERSRDRSKKSKSPVDLRDKSKDRRSRSKERKSKRSEIDKEKKPVKSPSKDASSGKENRSPSRRPGRSPKRRSLSPKQRDKSRRSRSPLLNDRRSKQSKSPSRTLSPGRRAKSRSLERKRREPERRRLSSPRTRPRDDILGRCERSKDASPINRWSPTRRRSRSPIRRRSRSPLRRSRSPRRRSRSPRRRDRSRRSRSRLRRRSRSRGGHRRRSRSKVKEDKFKGSLSEGMKVEQESSSDDNLEDFDVEEEDEEALIEQRRIQRQAIVQKYKYLAEDSNISVPSEPSSPQSSTRSRSPSPDDILERVAADVKEYERENVDTFEASVKAKHNLMTVEQNNGSSQKKLLAPDMFTESDDMFAAYFDSARLRAAGIGKDFKENPNLRDNWTDAEGYYRVNIGEVLDKRYNVYGYTGQGVFSNVVRARDNARANQEVAVKIIRNNELMQKTGLKELEFLKKLNDADPDDKFHCLRLFRHFYHKQHLCLVFEPLSMNLREVLKKYGKDVGLHIKAVRSYSQQLFLALKLLKRCNILHADIKPDNILVNESKTILKLCDFGSASHVADNDITPYLVSRFYRAPEIIIGKSYDYGIDMWSVGCTLYELYTGKILFPGKTNNHMLKLAMDLKGKMPNKMIRKGVFKDQHFDQNLNFMYIEVDKVTEREKVTVMSTINPTKDLLADLIGCQRLPEDQRKKVHQLKDLLDQILMLDPAKRISINQALQHAFIQEKI